From a single Callithrix jacchus isolate 240 chromosome 5, calJac240_pri, whole genome shotgun sequence genomic region:
- the SLC32A1 gene encoding vesicular inhibitory amino acid transporter, whose translation MATLLRSKLSNVATSVSNKSQAKVSGMFARMGFQAATDEEAVGFAHCDDLDFEHRQGLQMDILKAEGEPCGDEGAEPPVEGDIHYQRGSGAPLPPSGSKDQVGAGGEFGGHDKPKITAWEAGWNVTNAIQGMFVLGLPYAILHGGYLGLFLIIFAAVVCCYTGKILIACLYEENEDGEVVRVRDSYVAIANACCAPRFPTLGGRVVNVAQIIELVMTCILYVVVSGNLMYNSFPGLPVSQKSWSIIATAVLLPCAFLKNLKAVSKFSLLCTLAHFVINILVIAYCLSRARDWAWEKVKFYIDVKKFPISIGIIVFSYTSQIFLPSLEGNMQQPSEFHCMMNWTHIAACVLKGLFALVAYLTWADETKEVITDNLPGSIRAVVNIFLVAKALLSYPLPFFAAVEVLEKSLFQEGSRAFFPACYGGDGRLKSWGLTLRCALVVFTLLMAIYVPHFALLMGLTGSLTGAGLCFLLPSLFHLRLLWRKLLWHQVFFDVAIFVIGGICSVSGFVHSLEGLIEAYRTNAED comes from the exons ATGGCCACCTTGCTTCGCAGCAAGCTGTCCAACGTGGCCACATCCGTGTCCAACAAGTCCCAGGCCAAGGTGAGCGGCATGTTCGCCAGGATGGGTTTTCAGGCGGCCACGGATGAGGAGGCGGTGGGCTTCGCGCACTGCGACGACCTCGACTTTGAGCACCGCCAGGGCCTGCAGATGGACATCCTGAAAGCCGAGGGCGAGCCCTGCGGGGACGAGGGTGCAGAACCGCCCGTCGAGGGAGACATCCATTATCAGCGGGGCAGCGGCGCTCCTCTGCCGCCCTCGGGCTCCAAGGACCAGGTGGGAGCTGGTGGTGAGTTCGGGGGCCACGACAAGCCCAAGATCACGGCGTGGGAGGCAGGCTGGAACGTGACCAACGCCATCCAG GGCATGTTCGTGCTGGGCCTACCCTACGCCATCCTGCACGGCGGCTACCTGGGCTTGTTCCTCATCATCTTCGCCGCCGTGGTGTGCTGTTACACTGGCAAGATCCTCATCGCGTGCCTGTACGAGGAGAATGAAGACGGCGAGGTGGTGCGCGTGCGGGACTCGTATGTGGCCATCGCCAATGCCTGCTGCGCCCCGCGCTTCCCCACGCTGGGCGGCCGCGTGGTGAACGTGGCGCAGATCATCGAGCTGGTGATGACGTGCATCCTGTACGTGGTGGTGAGTGGCAACCTCATGTACAACAGCTTCCCGGGGCTGCCTGTGTCGCAGAAGTCCTGGTCCATCATCGCCACGGCTGTGCTGCTGCCTTGCGCCTTCCTTAAGAACCTCAAGGCCGTGTCCAAGTTCAGTCTGCTGTGCACTCTGGCCCACTTCGTCATCAATATCCTGGTCATAGCCTACTGTCTATCGCGGGCACGCGACTGGGCCTGGGAGAAGGTCAAGTTCTACATCGACGTCAAGAAGTTCCCCATCTCCATTGGCATCATCGTGTTCAGCTACACGTCGCAGATCTTCCTGCCTTCCCTGGAGGGCAACATGCAGCAGCCCAGCGAGTTCCACTGCATGATGAACTGGACGCACATCGCCGCCTGCGTCCTCAAGGGCCTCTTCGCACTCGTCGCCTACCTCACCTGGGCCGACGAGACCAAGGAAGTCATCACGGATAACCTGCCGGGCTCCATCCGCGCTGTGGTCAACATCTTTCTGGTGGCCAAGGCGCTGTTGTCCTATCCGCTGCCATTCTTTGCCGCTGTTGAGGTGCTGGAGAAGTCGCTCTTCCAGGAAGGCAGCCGCGCCTTTTTCCCGGCCTGCTACGGCGGCGACGGGCGCCTGAAGTCCTGGGGGCTGACGCTGCGCTGCGCGCTCGTGGTCTTCACGCTGCTCATGGCCATCTATGTGCCGCACTTCGCGTTGCTCATGGGCCTCACGGGTAGCCTCACTGGCGCCGGCCTCTGTTTCTTGCTGCCCAGCCTCTTCCACCTGCGCCTGCTCTGGCGCAAGCTGCTGTGGCACCAAGTCTTCTTCGACGTCGCCATCTTCGTCATCGGCGGCATCTGCAGCGTGTCCGGCTTCGTGCACTCCCTCGAGGGGCTCATCGAGGCCTACCGAACCAACGCGGAGGACTAG